A stretch of Dyella sp. BiH032 DNA encodes these proteins:
- a CDS encoding SAM-dependent methyltransferase: MNPSFSRLPEPGADERAHSDRLLTHLRETIAAHGPMPFSQYMERCLYAPGLGYYSAGATKFGESGDFITAPELGDLFARCVARTLGPVLDMLGDQADFLELGSGSGAFAEAVLLALDAEGQAPRRYLILEPSADLRERQRTRLAQALAPALFARVQWLDRPPEDAWQGVLFANEVIDALPTTRFTLRGGEVYEEYVALDGEGRLMRVDRPADMLVSGAVRHLERDLDAAFPDGYRSEVLPQLPYWMQAIAGSLSAGVMLFIDYGYVRREYYQPDRNDGTLMAHYRHHAHADPLYLPGLNDLTASVDFTALAEAGNQAGFGVAAYLPQAHFLIGAGLQQAFEDAYATAPDEAARYRLAQQVKKLTLPDQMGERFQAMVLARGLDMVPLPADLLESDQGDRL; encoded by the coding sequence ATGAACCCAAGCTTCTCCCGTCTTCCCGAACCAGGCGCCGACGAGCGCGCCCATTCCGACCGGCTGTTGACCCATCTGCGCGAGACCATCGCCGCGCACGGTCCCATGCCGTTCTCGCAGTACATGGAGCGCTGCCTGTATGCGCCCGGCCTGGGCTACTACAGCGCGGGCGCGACCAAGTTCGGCGAATCAGGCGATTTCATCACGGCGCCCGAGCTTGGCGATCTGTTCGCGCGTTGCGTCGCGCGCACGCTCGGGCCGGTGCTGGACATGCTCGGCGACCAGGCCGACTTCCTCGAACTGGGCAGCGGCAGCGGCGCGTTCGCCGAGGCGGTATTGCTGGCGCTCGATGCCGAAGGGCAAGCGCCGCGCCGCTACCTGATTCTGGAACCGAGCGCCGACCTGCGCGAACGCCAGCGCACGCGCCTCGCCCAGGCCCTCGCGCCCGCGTTGTTCGCGCGCGTCCAATGGCTGGACCGGCCGCCGGAGGACGCATGGCAGGGCGTGCTGTTCGCCAACGAGGTCATCGATGCGCTGCCCACCACGCGTTTCACGCTGCGTGGTGGCGAGGTCTATGAGGAGTACGTCGCCTTGGACGGCGAGGGTCGCTTGATGCGCGTCGATCGTCCCGCCGACATGCTCGTGTCCGGCGCGGTGAGGCACCTGGAGCGTGACCTGGATGCCGCCTTCCCCGATGGCTACCGCTCCGAAGTGCTTCCGCAGTTGCCGTACTGGATGCAGGCCATCGCAGGCTCGCTCAGCGCGGGCGTGATGCTCTTCATCGACTATGGCTACGTGCGCCGCGAGTACTATCAGCCCGACCGCAACGACGGCACGCTGATGGCGCATTACCGCCACCATGCCCATGCCGATCCGCTGTACCTGCCGGGCCTCAACGACCTCACCGCTTCGGTGGATTTCACCGCGTTGGCCGAGGCCGGCAACCAGGCCGGTTTCGGCGTCGCCGCCTATCTGCCCCAGGCCCATTTTCTGATCGGAGCCGGGCTGCAGCAGGCGTTCGAAGACGCCTACGCCACCGCCCCGGACGAAGCAGCCCGCTACCGCCTTGCCCAGCAGGTGAAGAAGCTCACGCTACCCGATCAGATGGGCGAGCGATTCCAGGCCATGGTGCTCGCGCGCGGTCTCGACATGGTACCTCTGCCAGCGGACCTGCTCGAATCCGACCAAGGCGACCGGCTATAA
- a CDS encoding sulfatase-like hydrolase/transferase, which produces MTRPWSSPLSAAVSSASPLRQRFRPLWWLALVYVVLGAITRVALLVMSGQGVPHNPLYWAYAFGVGLGYDLVTFVYVAWPMVLFLWLMPNRAYRSRGGQWALYALATVLLYWLMFVAASELVFWNEFGTRFNFIAVDYLVYTTEVIGNIRESYPLGRWLSLLAITALVILLISRRGLRAQDGGTRFLQRAKVALVWLVLTVVTVAAFKGTLKDRTDNAFVNELSGNGIYEFFAAFRSSHLDYSRFYTTLPEDQAFRDVRTMLKTPEATYVSDDPRDLTREIRHEGPEKRLNVVLISIESFSADFMKTFGDDRGITPNLDALVDQSLFFDNLYANGTRTVRGLEALSLAIPPTPGDSLVKAHNNENLFSVASVFNDRGYQSDFVYGGYGYFDNMNYFFNHNGYRAVDRNDIAKDDPIHHENVWGVADEDLYTLAMRQMDSIHAEGKPFFLHIMTTSNHRPFTVPAGRVPQKNGTREAAVAYTDWSVADFIKRARSKPYFDDTIFVITADHCASSAGRTSVPINRYHIPLWIYAPKHIQPQRVHRLMAQIDIMPTVFGLLNFSYRSRFFGYDLFQLEAGRERAFPATYEKLGYLRDDVLTVLEPQRKLEQLRPDYETGDGVPVKPEDKAKVDQAAAYYQVAAQLYRDRQLGRRPEDSAKVHTTESASANEAASILH; this is translated from the coding sequence ATGACACGCCCCTGGAGTAGCCCCTTGTCCGCCGCCGTTTCTTCCGCTTCGCCCTTGCGCCAGCGTTTCCGTCCCCTGTGGTGGCTCGCCCTCGTGTACGTGGTGCTCGGTGCGATCACCCGCGTCGCCCTGCTCGTCATGTCCGGCCAGGGCGTGCCGCACAACCCGCTGTACTGGGCATACGCATTCGGCGTGGGCCTGGGCTACGACCTGGTGACCTTCGTCTACGTCGCATGGCCCATGGTGTTGTTCCTGTGGCTGATGCCGAATCGCGCATACCGCTCTCGCGGCGGGCAATGGGCCTTGTACGCACTCGCTACCGTGCTGCTTTATTGGCTGATGTTCGTGGCCGCATCGGAGCTGGTGTTCTGGAACGAATTCGGCACGCGCTTCAACTTCATCGCCGTGGACTACCTCGTGTACACCACTGAGGTGATCGGCAACATCCGCGAGTCCTATCCGCTGGGCCGCTGGCTGAGCCTGCTGGCGATCACCGCACTGGTGATTCTGCTGATCAGCCGCCGCGGCCTGCGTGCGCAGGATGGCGGCACGCGCTTCCTGCAGCGTGCCAAAGTAGCACTGGTGTGGCTGGTGCTCACGGTCGTCACCGTGGCCGCGTTCAAGGGCACGCTGAAGGACCGCACGGACAACGCCTTCGTCAACGAGCTTTCCGGCAACGGCATCTACGAGTTCTTCGCCGCCTTCCGCAGCAGCCACCTGGATTACTCGCGCTTCTACACCACGCTGCCGGAGGACCAGGCCTTCCGCGACGTCCGCACCATGCTCAAGACGCCCGAAGCCACCTATGTGAGCGACGATCCGCGCGACCTCACCCGCGAGATCCGCCACGAAGGACCGGAGAAGCGCCTGAATGTCGTGCTGATCAGCATCGAGAGCTTCTCGGCCGATTTCATGAAGACCTTCGGCGACGACCGCGGCATCACGCCCAACCTCGACGCCCTGGTCGACCAGAGCCTGTTCTTCGACAACCTCTACGCCAACGGCACGCGCACCGTGCGCGGCCTGGAGGCGCTGTCGCTGGCCATCCCGCCGACGCCGGGCGATTCGCTGGTCAAGGCGCACAACAACGAGAACCTGTTCTCGGTGGCTAGCGTATTCAACGACCGCGGCTACCAGTCGGACTTCGTCTACGGTGGCTACGGCTACTTCGACAACATGAATTACTTCTTCAACCACAACGGCTATCGCGCGGTGGACCGGAACGACATCGCCAAGGACGATCCGATCCATCACGAGAACGTGTGGGGCGTGGCCGACGAGGATCTCTACACGCTGGCGATGCGCCAGATGGACAGCATCCACGCGGAAGGAAAACCCTTCTTCCTGCACATCATGACCACGTCCAACCACCGCCCCTTCACCGTGCCGGCGGGCCGCGTGCCGCAGAAGAACGGCACGCGCGAGGCAGCCGTGGCCTACACGGACTGGTCCGTCGCCGATTTCATCAAGCGTGCGCGCAGCAAGCCGTACTTCGACGACACGATCTTCGTGATCACCGCCGATCACTGCGCTTCGAGCGCGGGCCGCACCAGCGTGCCGATCAACCGCTACCACATCCCCCTGTGGATCTACGCGCCCAAGCACATCCAGCCGCAGCGCGTGCACCGCCTGATGGCGCAGATCGACATCATGCCCACCGTCTTCGGGCTGCTGAACTTCAGCTACCGCAGCCGCTTCTTCGGGTATGACCTATTCCAGCTCGAAGCGGGCCGCGAGCGCGCCTTCCCCGCCACCTACGAGAAGCTCGGTTACCTGCGCGACGACGTGCTCACCGTGCTCGAACCCCAGCGCAAGCTCGAACAGCTGCGTCCGGATTACGAAACGGGCGACGGTGTGCCGGTGAAGCCTGAGGACAAGGCAAAAGTCGATCAGGCGGCCGCCTATTACCAGGTGGCGGCGCAGCTTTACAGGGACCGACAGCTGGGACGGCGCCCCGAGGACAGTGCAAAGGTGCACACGACTGAGAGCGCTTCAGCCAACGAGGCTGCCTCGATATTGCACTAA
- a CDS encoding multifunctional CCA addition/repair protein, whose translation MRIYLVGGAVRDRLLQRPVSDHDHVVVGATPDDMLALGYKPVGKDFPVFLHPRTGEEYALARTERKTGRGYHGFAIHAEPGVTLEQDLARRDLTINAIAMDEQGTLVDPFGGARDIRDRVLRHVSPAFVEDPVRLLRVARFAARFAPLGFTVAGETMELMRQMVADGEVDHLVPERVWQETRRALGEPCPSAFLRVLRESGALAVLFPEVDALYGVPQRAEFHPEVDTGVHVEMVLDMAARIAPGNELVGFCALTHDLGKALTPADVLPRHIGHEQAGVKPLRALAARLRVPTEYATLAEQVCREHLNAHRAFELKPATVLRLFGALDALRRPERLDVFLAACEADKRGRLGHEEEAYPQADYLRAARAAAASIGAAAFVAQGLEGPAVGAALERARTKAIADIRGRSR comes from the coding sequence ATGCGTATCTATCTCGTCGGCGGCGCGGTCCGCGACCGGCTCCTGCAACGGCCAGTGTCCGACCACGATCACGTGGTGGTCGGGGCGACGCCGGACGACATGCTCGCGCTCGGCTACAAGCCGGTGGGCAAGGACTTTCCCGTTTTCCTGCATCCCCGGACCGGCGAGGAGTACGCGCTGGCCCGCACGGAGCGCAAGACCGGACGCGGTTATCACGGCTTCGCCATCCATGCCGAGCCGGGCGTGACGCTGGAGCAGGACCTGGCCCGGCGCGATCTCACCATCAACGCGATCGCAATGGACGAGCAGGGCACACTGGTCGATCCGTTCGGCGGTGCGCGCGACATTCGCGATCGTGTCCTGCGGCACGTCTCGCCCGCCTTCGTGGAAGACCCCGTGCGGTTGCTGCGCGTGGCGCGCTTTGCCGCAAGGTTTGCGCCGCTGGGGTTCACCGTAGCCGGGGAAACCATGGAGCTCATGCGGCAGATGGTGGCCGACGGCGAGGTAGACCATCTGGTTCCCGAACGCGTCTGGCAGGAAACCCGCCGGGCGCTGGGCGAACCGTGCCCCTCGGCATTCTTGCGCGTGCTGCGGGAAAGCGGCGCGCTCGCGGTGCTGTTCCCGGAAGTCGACGCGCTCTACGGCGTGCCGCAGCGGGCCGAGTTCCACCCCGAGGTGGATACCGGTGTCCACGTCGAGATGGTGCTGGACATGGCCGCGCGCATCGCGCCGGGCAATGAGCTGGTCGGCTTCTGCGCCCTCACCCACGACCTCGGCAAGGCCCTCACGCCGGCCGACGTGCTGCCGCGCCATATCGGCCACGAACAGGCAGGGGTCAAGCCGTTGCGTGCGCTGGCCGCGCGACTGCGCGTCCCGACGGAGTACGCGACGCTGGCCGAGCAGGTCTGTCGCGAACATCTGAACGCTCACCGCGCGTTCGAGCTGAAGCCCGCCACCGTGCTGCGCCTGTTCGGCGCCTTGGATGCGTTGCGCCGCCCAGAGCGCCTGGACGTATTCCTGGCCGCCTGCGAGGCCGACAAGCGGGGCCGGCTGGGCCATGAGGAAGAGGCCTACCCCCAGGCCGACTACTTACGCGCCGCCCGTGCCGCCGCGGCCTCGATCGGGGCTGCCGCTTTTGTCGCCCAGGGCCTGGAAGGGCCGGCCGTCGGCGCGGCGCTGGAGCGGGCCCGGACCAAGGCCATCGCGGACATCCGCGGAAGGTCCAGATAA
- a CDS encoding complex I NDUFA9 subunit family protein codes for MTAKRLVILGGTGFLGSYLVPRLALDGHRIVLLSRNREKRRALAVVPGVEIRSVDVYDGNALRREFESADAVIHMIGVLHGTRRHSMQETHVELPRRVIAACQAAGVSRLHLMSSLKAGQGLSRYLKTRGEAEAVVRHSGLDWTIYQSSVMFGANDGLVSRFAALLRTLPALPLARAGSRLAPTYAGDVAEAIARCVADDASSIDRTFELYGPEVLTLGDIVRAIRDTLGVRTPVIPLPDALGRIQARAAELLPGKPFSYDNFLSLRTDSVGKQDGYAALDIRPQPFTPWLPVLLQGSRRQERLDRYRGMR; via the coding sequence ATGACCGCCAAACGTCTTGTCATCCTGGGCGGCACCGGCTTCCTCGGAAGCTATCTGGTGCCGCGGCTTGCCCTCGACGGGCACCGCATCGTGCTGCTGTCGCGCAACCGCGAGAAGCGCCGCGCACTCGCGGTGGTGCCGGGCGTGGAGATCCGCAGCGTGGATGTCTACGACGGCAACGCGCTGCGCCGGGAATTCGAAAGTGCCGACGCGGTGATCCACATGATCGGCGTGCTTCACGGCACGCGCCGGCATTCCATGCAGGAAACGCACGTAGAGCTGCCGCGCCGGGTGATCGCAGCCTGCCAGGCCGCAGGTGTGTCGCGGCTCCACCTGATGAGTTCGTTGAAAGCCGGCCAGGGGCTTTCCCGCTATCTCAAGACGCGTGGCGAGGCAGAAGCGGTGGTGCGCCATTCGGGGCTGGACTGGACCATCTACCAGTCGAGCGTGATGTTCGGCGCCAACGATGGACTGGTGAGCCGCTTCGCCGCCCTCCTGCGTACGCTGCCCGCCCTGCCGCTCGCCCGTGCGGGCTCGCGCCTGGCGCCTACGTATGCCGGCGATGTCGCCGAAGCCATCGCGCGATGTGTGGCGGACGACGCATCGAGCATCGATCGCACTTTCGAGCTCTATGGTCCGGAAGTTCTCACGCTGGGCGACATCGTTCGCGCGATCCGCGACACGCTCGGTGTGCGCACCCCAGTCATTCCGCTGCCCGATGCCCTCGGCCGCATCCAGGCGCGCGCGGCCGAACTGCTCCCGGGCAAGCCTTTCTCCTACGACAACTTTCTGAGCCTTCGCACCGACTCGGTGGGCAAGCAGGACGGTTACGCCGCGCTGGACATCCGGCCGCAACCGTTCACCCCCTGGCTGCCGGTGCTGCTGCAGGGATCCCGGCGCCAGGAGCGCCTGGACCGTTACCGCGGCATGCGCTGA
- a CDS encoding transglycosylase SLT domain-containing protein, translating to MSLPAMLRHSTRAFLALAAGLLLAGAVHGAEATDTQRAAFKQAYAAARQGGDGWRALAGTLADYPLYPYLEAAALTHDLRQLDRAPVEAYLKRYPDLIPASDLRRDYLLELVRRKDWATFQSLYRPSLGDALTCGALQAQLAQGGQLDFERDLAALWSKPNLPGACDSVLTAAREQGLLTTPRLWDRIDRAADANQQGTVAALAAWLPGEEAQAGQRIALALRDPAGAVAKAGTWPDTPRNRQAAMLALERLARRQSIAADSAWEQLRGHFAFTPEQQHRVLSALALFHATDFDDSALQRLAALPAAAQTDATREWRVRVALAEQKWPAVLAAIDAMTPEQKQDGEWRWFRARALSALGRDAEARRLLTALAEEPTFFGFLAADRLDVPYGICPLSLPTDKQREQALLANRGLQRAFELYAVDLPRQARREWSQALDGADPATLKLAADLAYRRGWYDRAVFTFNKGDALRYYEQRFPLASQDGLVPQAAEAGIDPSWAYAILRAESAWMSDARSGANARGLMQLLPDTAALVARRNGIAWTGPESLYDPITNIILGTRYLAQMAARFNGAPWLASAAYNAGPSRVDQWLAARGSLPPDLFVASMPFKETREYVARVMSFAVIYDWRLNGTATPLSTRLTAIGETYQIPDSRTPRRPVTCPASTAAAPAPADATTTAAPPANDAPTNSPQ from the coding sequence ATGTCCCTCCCCGCCATGCTGCGCCACTCCACCCGCGCATTCCTCGCCCTCGCCGCCGGCCTCCTGCTGGCCGGTGCCGTGCACGGGGCAGAAGCCACCGACACGCAGCGTGCGGCCTTCAAGCAGGCCTACGCCGCCGCGCGGCAGGGCGGCGATGGCTGGCGCGCGCTCGCCGGGACCCTTGCGGATTACCCGCTCTATCCCTACCTGGAAGCGGCCGCGCTCACGCATGACCTGCGCCAGCTCGACCGTGCGCCCGTCGAGGCGTACCTCAAGCGCTACCCCGACCTCATTCCGGCCAGCGATCTTCGTCGTGATTACCTGCTCGAACTCGTGCGCCGCAAGGACTGGGCCACGTTCCAGTCGCTCTACCGGCCAAGCCTTGGCGATGCGCTCACCTGCGGCGCCTTGCAGGCGCAGCTTGCCCAGGGCGGCCAGCTGGATTTCGAGCGCGATCTTGCCGCGCTGTGGTCTAAGCCCAACTTGCCCGGCGCCTGCGATTCGGTGCTTACCGCCGCTCGTGAGCAAGGGCTGCTGACCACGCCGCGCCTGTGGGACCGCATCGACCGTGCGGCGGATGCCAACCAGCAGGGCACGGTGGCCGCGCTCGCCGCATGGCTGCCCGGCGAAGAAGCACAGGCGGGACAGCGCATCGCCCTCGCCCTGCGGGATCCTGCCGGCGCCGTGGCCAAGGCCGGCACCTGGCCCGACACGCCGCGCAACCGGCAAGCGGCCATGTTGGCGCTGGAGCGCCTCGCACGACGCCAGTCGATCGCCGCCGACAGCGCATGGGAACAGCTGCGCGGCCATTTCGCCTTCACGCCCGAACAGCAGCATCGCGTGCTGTCCGCGCTCGCCCTGTTCCACGCCACCGATTTCGACGACAGCGCGCTGCAGCGCCTCGCCGCGCTGCCTGCGGCCGCACAGACCGACGCCACGCGCGAGTGGCGCGTGCGCGTGGCGCTGGCCGAGCAGAAATGGCCGGCCGTGCTCGCGGCGATCGACGCGATGACGCCCGAGCAGAAGCAGGACGGCGAATGGCGTTGGTTCCGCGCACGCGCGCTGAGCGCGCTGGGCCGCGATGCCGAGGCACGCCGTTTGCTGACCGCACTCGCGGAGGAGCCGACCTTCTTCGGCTTCCTCGCTGCCGACCGGCTCGACGTGCCCTACGGCATCTGCCCACTGTCGCTGCCGACGGACAAGCAACGCGAACAGGCGCTGCTGGCCAACCGCGGCCTGCAACGCGCGTTCGAACTCTATGCGGTGGACCTGCCGCGGCAGGCGCGGCGCGAATGGTCGCAGGCGCTGGATGGCGCCGACCCGGCCACGCTGAAGCTCGCCGCCGACCTCGCCTACCGGCGCGGCTGGTACGACCGCGCGGTGTTCACCTTCAACAAGGGCGACGCGCTGCGCTATTACGAGCAGCGCTTCCCGCTGGCCAGCCAGGACGGCCTGGTGCCGCAGGCGGCCGAGGCCGGCATCGATCCGTCCTGGGCCTACGCGATCCTCCGCGCGGAAAGCGCGTGGATGAGCGATGCGCGCTCGGGCGCCAACGCGCGCGGACTGATGCAGCTGCTGCCCGACACCGCGGCACTGGTGGCGCGGCGCAACGGCATCGCCTGGACCGGCCCCGAGTCGCTGTACGACCCGATCACCAACATCATCCTGGGCACGCGCTACCTCGCGCAGATGGCTGCGCGCTTCAACGGCGCGCCCTGGCTGGCGAGCGCGGCGTACAACGCCGGCCCCTCGCGCGTGGACCAGTGGCTGGCCGCGCGCGGCTCGCTGCCGCCCGACCTGTTCGTCGCCAGCATGCCGTTCAAGGAAACGCGCGAGTACGTCGCACGCGTCATGTCCTTCGCGGTGATCTACGACTGGCGCCTCAACGGCACGGCCACGCCGCTGTCCACGCGCCTGACCGCGATCGGCGAGACGTATCAGATACCGGATAGCCGCACGCCGCGCCGCCCGGTGACCTGCCCCGCCAGCACAGCGGCGGCCCCGGCGCCGGCCGACGCAACCACGACTGCCGCGCCGCCGGCGAACGACGCGCCGACGAATTCGCCGCAGTGA
- a CDS encoding glycoside hydrolase family 17 — translation MSSTPSLSPRARFLVWLVLALCAAAGALWWWLLGRPVSLPDAPSARIACVSYAPFREPGETPYDLKAFIRPERIDADLRALSQRFDCVRTYSQGQGLSAVPEIAGRYGMKVIMGIWLGRDPVANARQVELGIASAKAHPEVLRGVVVGNEVLLRGELSPKALADYARQVRAAIPASVPVTYADVWEFWLRYPQMADAVDYLTIHILPYWEDEPVPPEHAVRHVAEVYQNMKRAFPGREVMIGETGWPSVGKPRRAARASLVNEARYLREFLQYAGSVSMPYNVIEAFDQPWKRAQEGTTGGYWGIYDVHARAKFPMRGPVTEEPRWWLGWIAGGAGMLLFLLLGAWRRDWRQGGGWGVLALAGGATGMALAWQYRQMLYACRDTLEWGLSWAGCAGGLVTAVLLARWLAARIAGGRGAPLPGGWLRFGWLFLFAMEGLLLVFDGRYRDFPLGLAMLPCVGYGLAGWLSGWTETAAFRLEERFLAVLVPILAVAVVAQDIGLNPTAWLWLGLNLALALPVLVAWRRARLQAHQA, via the coding sequence ATGTCGTCCACGCCGTCGCTTTCGCCCCGCGCGCGTTTCTTGGTCTGGCTGGTGCTGGCGCTCTGCGCCGCGGCGGGAGCGTTGTGGTGGTGGCTGCTCGGCCGCCCGGTGTCCTTGCCGGACGCGCCTTCCGCACGCATCGCCTGCGTGTCGTATGCGCCGTTCCGCGAGCCGGGCGAGACGCCGTACGACCTCAAGGCGTTCATCCGTCCCGAACGCATCGACGCGGATCTGCGCGCGCTCTCGCAGCGTTTCGACTGCGTGCGCACCTACTCGCAGGGCCAGGGGCTGAGCGCGGTGCCGGAGATTGCCGGCCGCTACGGCATGAAGGTGATCATGGGCATCTGGCTGGGCCGCGATCCGGTGGCGAATGCGCGGCAGGTCGAACTGGGCATCGCTTCCGCGAAAGCCCATCCGGAGGTGCTGCGTGGCGTGGTGGTGGGCAACGAAGTGCTGCTGCGCGGCGAGCTGTCGCCCAAGGCGCTGGCCGACTACGCCCGCCAGGTGCGCGCCGCGATTCCCGCCTCGGTGCCGGTGACGTATGCAGACGTCTGGGAGTTCTGGCTGCGCTACCCGCAGATGGCCGACGCGGTGGATTACCTCACCATCCACATCCTGCCCTATTGGGAGGACGAGCCGGTGCCGCCCGAGCACGCCGTGCGCCACGTGGCCGAGGTCTACCAGAACATGAAGCGCGCCTTTCCGGGGCGTGAAGTGATGATCGGCGAGACGGGCTGGCCCAGCGTCGGCAAGCCGCGGCGCGCGGCGCGCGCCAGCCTCGTCAACGAAGCGCGTTATCTGCGCGAATTCCTGCAGTACGCGGGCAGCGTGTCCATGCCCTACAACGTGATCGAGGCCTTCGACCAGCCCTGGAAGCGTGCCCAGGAAGGCACCACGGGCGGCTACTGGGGCATCTACGACGTCCACGCCAGGGCGAAATTCCCGATGCGCGGGCCGGTGACCGAAGAGCCGCGCTGGTGGCTGGGTTGGATAGCAGGTGGGGCAGGCATGCTCCTGTTCCTGCTGCTCGGCGCATGGCGCCGCGACTGGCGGCAAGGCGGGGGCTGGGGCGTGCTCGCGCTGGCGGGGGGCGCCACCGGCATGGCGCTGGCCTGGCAGTACCGGCAGATGCTCTATGCCTGCCGCGACACGCTCGAATGGGGTCTTTCCTGGGCCGGATGCGCTGGCGGGCTGGTCACGGCGGTGCTGTTGGCACGCTGGCTTGCGGCCCGCATCGCTGGTGGCCGGGGCGCGCCGTTGCCCGGTGGCTGGCTGCGCTTCGGCTGGCTGTTCCTGTTCGCGATGGAAGGGTTGCTGCTGGTATTCGATGGGCGCTACCGCGACTTCCCACTGGGGCTCGCCATGCTGCCATGCGTGGGCTACGGGCTGGCCGGGTGGCTCAGCGGCTGGACCGAAACGGCCGCATTCCGGCTCGAGGAACGCTTCCTGGCGGTGCTGGTGCCGATCCTCGCCGTCGCAGTGGTCGCGCAGGATATTGGGCTCAACCCGACGGCCTGGCTATGGCTGGGACTGAACCTGGCGCTCGCCCTGCCGGTGCTGGTCGCCTGGCGCCGGGCCCGCCTGCAAGCGCATCAGGCGTAG
- a CDS encoding endonuclease/exonuclease/phosphatase family protein, producing MTATASAPAAPERRLRLLSCNILAGASVQRYSEYFTRSINAVLPGRSKLDNLDRLAEVLPQFDVIGLQEADAGSLRSGFLNQTRYLAETAGMPFWSHQPNRPMARLAHTANGLISRLEPRSVLDYQLPSRIPGRGALLAHFGEGKEALAVMIAHLSLSATARARQLGFIAEVLQDYPHAVLMGDLNTDTDSPEMRHLFARCSLVPPAQATPTFPSWKPRKALDHILTSEALHLEKLWALPQAFSDHLPVAAEIRLPGHVAPRPHKLRR from the coding sequence ATGACCGCCACCGCCTCCGCCCCCGCCGCTCCCGAACGCCGCCTCAGGCTGCTGAGCTGCAACATCCTCGCGGGCGCCAGCGTGCAGCGTTACAGCGAATACTTCACGCGCAGCATCAACGCAGTGCTGCCGGGGCGCAGCAAGCTCGACAACCTCGACCGCCTTGCCGAAGTCCTGCCCCAGTTCGACGTGATCGGCCTGCAGGAAGCCGATGCCGGCAGCCTGCGCTCGGGCTTCCTCAACCAGACGCGCTACCTGGCCGAAACCGCCGGCATGCCGTTCTGGAGCCACCAGCCGAATCGCCCCATGGCGCGGCTCGCGCACACGGCGAACGGCCTGATCAGTCGCCTGGAGCCGCGCAGCGTGCTGGATTACCAGCTGCCCAGCCGCATCCCCGGCCGTGGCGCGCTGCTGGCGCACTTCGGCGAGGGCAAGGAGGCGCTGGCCGTGATGATCGCCCACCTCTCGCTGAGCGCCACCGCGCGCGCGCGCCAGCTCGGCTTCATCGCGGAAGTACTGCAGGACTACCCGCACGCGGTGCTGATGGGCGACCTCAATACCGACACGGACAGCCCCGAAATGCGCCACCTGTTCGCGCGCTGCAGCCTGGTGCCACCGGCGCAGGCGACGCCGACCTTCCCGAGCTGGAAGCCGCGCAAGGCGCTGGACCACATCCTGACGTCCGAAGCGCTGCACCTGGAGAAGCTCTGGGCGCTGCCCCAGGCGTTCTCGGACCACCTCCCGGTCGCCGCCGAAATCCGGCTGCCCGGCCACGTCGCCCCGCGCCCGCACAAGCTACGCCGATGA
- a CDS encoding thiol:disulfide interchange protein DsbA/DsbL, producing MFKRFARLRVAALFAGLVLTSACTASNSNAAASYTEGKEYVTLPAPAQRYSKDGKVEVVEVFSYGCIHCAHFAPKAEELRKQLPPGVKFKLLPAAFSDAWLPYARAYYAAEKLGVVEKTHLDLFQKKFDQHYPMSTLDELADYYASQGVDRAKFLATATSPEVTEQIKKDLELIQKWGVDGTPTIVVDGKYRSNEIKTLDQLSALAQWLAQRELTGK from the coding sequence ATGTTCAAGCGTTTCGCCCGTCTGCGCGTCGCCGCGCTGTTCGCCGGCCTGGTCCTGACCAGCGCCTGCACGGCGTCCAATTCCAATGCGGCCGCCTCGTACACCGAGGGCAAGGAATACGTCACGCTGCCCGCACCCGCCCAGCGCTACAGCAAGGACGGCAAGGTGGAAGTGGTCGAAGTGTTCTCCTACGGCTGCATCCACTGCGCGCACTTCGCGCCGAAGGCGGAGGAACTGCGCAAGCAGCTGCCGCCGGGCGTCAAGTTCAAGCTGCTGCCGGCGGCCTTCAGCGACGCGTGGCTGCCCTATGCCCGTGCCTACTACGCGGCGGAGAAGCTGGGCGTGGTCGAGAAGACACACCTGGATCTCTTCCAGAAGAAGTTCGATCAGCACTACCCGATGTCCACGCTCGACGAGCTGGCGGATTACTACGCCTCCCAGGGCGTGGACCGCGCCAAATTCCTGGCCACCGCCACCTCACCGGAGGTGACGGAGCAGATCAAGAAGGATCTGGAACTGATCCAGAAGTGGGGCGTCGACGGCACGCCGACCATCGTGGTCGACGGCAAGTACCGCAGCAACGAGATCAAGACGCTCGACCAGTTGTCGGCCCTGGCCCAGTGGCTGGCCCAGCGCGAGCTGACCGGCAAGTGA